Genomic DNA from Candidatus Tanganyikabacteria bacterium:
GGCCTGGACCGGCTGCGACAGCGACCATTGCTGCGGGCCGACGGTGCCGGGGCCGGTCGTGCCGGGCTTGCTCAGGTTGGGAGTGCCCTTGTAGAGCTGCGGCTCGGTGTTGGGGTTGCCCTTCTCGTCGGCCAGATAGCGCAGGTACGCCACCTCGTTGCCGGTGGGGCTCCAGGCCGGGTTGCTCTCGGCCACGAAGGCGCCGCCCTGCTCGCTGGGGTTGAGGATCTGGCCCTGGCTGGTGTTGATGTCCTGGTAGAAGATGCGCTGGTAGCGCTGCGCATTCGACAGGTTGCCGCCGACCGGGCCGCGGTAGGTGTACGCCAGCCATTGCCCGTCGGGCCGCCAGCGCGGCTCGAGCGCGAAGTCGGGCCCCCAGGATCCCATCTGCGAGAGCGTGGTGAGCTGCCGCTCGTAGCCGCCTGTCTGGGTGTTGAGGAGCATGACGTTCCAGGCGGCCGCCGTGTCGCGCTTGCCCACATCCTTGATGGCGCTGGTGTGGACCGCGACGGCGACGTACTTGCGCTGCTGGGGGTTGGGGTTCCAGGCCGGGTAGCGCTCGTCGACGGCGTTGCTGGTGAGGCGCACCGGCGCGAGGTTCTGCTGCTCGGTGCTCACGGCCCAGATATCATAGTTGGACTTGTCGCCGCGATCCGACGCGAAGACTATCTGGTTGCCCTGCGGCGACCAGGACGGATCGACGTTGAAGCCGCTGTCGGGACTGCCGCCGGTGATCTGCTGGACGATGCCGCCCGCGTCCATCGTGTAGATGGCGGTGGAGCCGGTGGGCTTGGGCAGGCCCGAGTTGTCGGTGCCCGGCCAGACCACCCACACGATCTTGCGCCCGTCGGGCGACACCGCCGGCTGCGAGCCGGTCAGCTTGCGGCCCAGCGAGTCCTTGAGCTCGCGCACGTCTCGCACGGACAGGCCCGAATCGTCCACCGT
This window encodes:
- a CDS encoding PD40 domain-containing protein, encoding MIASLALASMSLAGCQGMIVNGIFIAKQQLTVRDSTEITVEATSFRVGSQMTYKAVAKRGRIVQASEFNKTFVYYAPYTSRFPDANGNPTTGDDVRIIVSDGFQTIETNQAIILSGGSMVFKGQSTGCTSDSSSDCNAPLYAATVDDSGLSVRDVRELKDSLGRKLTGSQPAVSPDGRKIVWVVWPGTDNSGLPKPTGSTAIYTMDAGGIVQQITGGSPDSGFNVDPSWSPQGNQIVFASDRGDKSNYDIWAVSTEQQNLAPVRLTSNAVDERYPAWNPNPQQRKYVAVAVHTSAIKDVGKRDTAAAWNVMLLNTQTGGYERQLTTLSQMGSWGPDFALEPRWRPDGQWLAYTYRGPVGGNLSNAQRYQRIFYQDINTSQGQILNPSEQGGAFVAESNPAWSPTGNEVAYLRYLADEKGNPNTEPQLYKGTPNLSKPGTTGPGTVGPQQWSLSQPVQAFHMLSTSAMPIGGWGFDWR